The genome window ACCAAAATAGGCCCCAACACCGTTAACCATTGTCATAAATAAGCCTTGGGCACTCGCACGCATACGCGTATCTACTTCTCTTTCAATAAATATAGAGCCTGAAATATTAAAGAAATCAAATGCGCAGCCATAAACAATCATCGACATGATCAAGAACATCAAACCAATGGCTGATGGGTCGCCAAACGCAAAGAAACCAAAGCGTAGTGTCCAAGCGAACATACTTAATAACATGACCGTTTTAATGCCATAGCGTTTCAAGAAAAATGGAATTGCTAAGATAAAACACACTTCAGCCATCTGAGAGATCGATAATAATATCGATGGATACTGTACCACCAAACTATCTTGGTATAACGGGTTCAGCCCGAAGTCGTGCAAGAATGGGTTACCAAATGTATTCGTGATTTGTAAAACAGCGCCAAGTAACATAGCGAATAAGAAAAATACCGCCATAATAGGCTTTTTAAATAACACCAAAGCATCTAAACCTAGCTTACTGATCCAACTACTTGAAATCGCTTTTTTATTGACTTCAATTTTTGGCAAAGTTAGTGAATAAAGCGCTAAAAGCAATGAACAACCACCTGCAATATAAAGCTGCATACTACTTAGCTCAAATTTCAATAAGCTAATGCTCCACATTGCAACAATAAAGCCTACCGTACCAAACACACGAATAGGTGGAAAGTTACTCACTGAATCGAGCTGATATTGGCTTAATGATGAATAACTGATGCTATTTGAGAGTGCAATTGTTGGCATAAAGGCCATTGCATTAATTAACATCACCCAGAACATGATAGTTGAACTTGTGACTGTTGCGGCATAAAACAATGCAGCAGCCCCAATTAAATGGCAAATCATATATAAACGATTTGCTGGAATATATTTATCTGCAATGATTCCGATAAGCCCGGGCATTAAAATGGCAGCAATACCCTTTGAGCTATACACCATACCGACTTCTGCACCTGAAAAACTCAATGTTTTCATCATGTACGAGCCGAGTGTAACTAACCAACTTCCCCAAACAAAATATTGCAGGAAAAGCATGATTTTCAAGCGGGATTTAATATTCATACAAGGCTCCGTTTGGAGTTATATTTATTTGTTTTTATTTTCAACTCAGCAATGGCAACACCCATAAGGATGACAGCAACACCAACAAACTGAATGAATTCAAGAGGTAAATGCAATACTGTTACGGATAATAAAATCGTGACAGGTAACTGCATTGAGCTAACAATGGTCGCTAAACTGGTACCGATCAGTGGAGTACCTTTGGCAAACATCCACATACCGAAGAAAGAACCAAAGAAAGCCAGAGGTAATCCGTATGAGAAAAATAGAGATTGAAACGTTGATGCGCTCAATAAGAATGTTGGCGGAACAACAATTGATGTCAAAATTGCGCCCCCTGTTACCATAATTGCAGAACGCATCATAGGATCTGTTTTAACCGCTAATGCTCCACTGACGTAAACACGAATAGCGTTCGATAATGCTGCACATAATCCTAATAGCACACCAAGCCAGTGAAACACGATCCCTGAACTGTTTAACAAACCTGTCGCTAATACTGTTCCAATTAATATCACCACAACTGACACCATGGTCATTACGGGAGGAATTTTGCGGTCAATAAATGCGTTAATTGCAACCCCCATCCATGTAAATTGCAAAAAGAGTACGACACCAAGTGCAGGGGATAAATATTGCAATGATGCATAATACAAAAGCCCGGTTAACCCGGTTGTCATCCCAGTGAGTAACATTAATAGGCCTTGCCGACGTGTTGGCCATACTAGACGTGCTTTTTTAACTAATACGCCTGCGACAACAAAAAACCACAGTAAAATCGCACCTAATACCGTTTGGCTACCGATGACATCATTCAAGGAATACCCTGCGCGGTAGGCCAACACGACGAGTGTTGAAAGGATGCCATAACTACAAGCGCCTAAAGAAACTAAAATTAGACCTTTAAATTTCATTTCAATATTCACCTTATTTAGTGTCATGGACATCTTTATATTAGTTTGAGAAAAAGAACCTAAAAAATTAGAAGCGTTCGATCACGCCTGTCACTAATTTCAAGAAGGTCGCTTTAACTTTTTCAGCTGTTTCAATAACTTCGTCATGACTAAGTGGCTGTTCTAAAATACCGCAAGCCATATTGGTTAAGCAGGAAATGCCCACTGTTTTAATTTGTGAATGATGAGCGACCAGAGCTTCTGGTACGGTAGACATACCAACAGCATCTGCGCCTAAGGTTCTGATCATACGAATTTCGGCAGGTGTTTCATAAGTTGGGCCTGTCCACCATGCATAAACACCTTCACGGACAGAAACACCTTGTTCAGCCGCTACATTCTTGATTGTTTGGCGTAATTCTTTGTTATACACCTCACTGACATCCAAGAAACGCACCCCTAATTCAGGGTTATTTGGCCCCATCAGTGGGTTATTTGCAGTTAAATTAATATGATCGGTAATAATCATCAGATCACCTGGGTTGAAGTCGGTATTTACCGCACCGCAGGCATTGGTGATAATCAATTTTTCAACACCCAACGCTTTCATCAAACGCACAGGGAAAGTGACTTGGTCAAGGGTAAAGCCTTCGTAATAGTGGAAACGGCCTTTCATGGCAACCACATTTTTACCTGCGATGGTGCCGACCACCAATTCATTGGCATGCCCTACCGCTTCAGATTTAGCAAAGTGTGGAATTTCGCTATAAGGAATATGCACTGCATTTTCTAATGTATCCGCGAATGGGCCGAGTCCTGAACC of Providencia rettgeri contains these proteins:
- a CDS encoding carboxylate/amino acid/amine transporter, translated to MTLNKVNIEMKFKGLILVSLGACSYGILSTLVVLAYRAGYSLNDVIGSQTVLGAILLWFFVVAGVLVKKARLVWPTRRQGLLMLLTGMTTGLTGLLYYASLQYLSPALGVVLFLQFTWMGVAINAFIDRKIPPVMTMVSVVVILIGTVLATGLLNSSGIVFHWLGVLLGLCAALSNAIRVYVSGALAVKTDPMMRSAIMVTGGAILTSIVVPPTFLLSASTFQSLFFSYGLPLAFFGSFFGMWMFAKGTPLIGTSLATIVSSMQLPVTILLSVTVLHLPLEFIQFVGVAVILMGVAIAELKIKTNKYNSKRSLV
- the punA gene encoding Purine nucleoside phosphorylase 1, with the protein product MHHTKDILESLSFIQSRTDIKPTVGIILGSGLGPFADTLENAVHIPYSEIPHFAKSEAVGHANELVVGTIAGKNVVAMKGRFHYYEGFTLDQVTFPVRLMKALGVEKLIITNACGAVNTDFNPGDLMIITDHINLTANNPLMGPNNPELGVRFLDVSEVYNKELRQTIKNVAAEQGVSVREGVYAWWTGPTYETPAEIRMIRTLGADAVGMSTVPEALVAHHSQIKTVGISCLTNMACGILEQPLSHDEVIETAEKVKATFLKLVTGVIERF
- the xapB_2 gene encoding Xanthosine transporter; its protein translation is MNIKSRLKIMLFLQYFVWGSWLVTLGSYMMKTLSFSGAEVGMVYSSKGIAAILMPGLIGIIADKYIPANRLYMICHLIGAAALFYAATVTSSTIMFWVMLINAMAFMPTIALSNSISYSSLSQYQLDSVSNFPPIRVFGTVGFIVAMWSISLLKFELSSMQLYIAGGCSLLLALYSLTLPKIEVNKKAISSSWISKLGLDALVLFKKPIMAVFFLFAMLLGAVLQITNTFGNPFLHDFGLNPLYQDSLVVQYPSILLSISQMAEVCFILAIPFFLKRYGIKTVMLLSMFAWTLRFGFFAFGDPSAIGLMFLIMSMIVYGCAFDFFNISGSIFIEREVDTRMRASAQGLFMTMVNGVGAYFGAILSGLVVDYYTVDGIKDWQMIWLVFASYTVVLAIIFQFTFHYHHDKDAALKEAKSS